The Carnobacterium mobile DSM 4848 genome includes a window with the following:
- a CDS encoding MurR/RpiR family transcriptional regulator, translating into MQSNLLFLIQEQMNGLPESEKKIAATILADPAAVIQMNATSLALKAGSSSAAVIRFCHSIGLAGFTQLKLNLSADSHSIQEKLYSEIQPNEELEQIKKKFLLQTHHVFKETNQSLSSKRVAEATAWINESTVIYTYGVGASHLVALDLQQKFSRIGKSVTCSQDQHLLATSMSVATKDAVFFAVSNSGEKQEVIALMRIAKDLGIRTISLTKESDNTLSRLADISLETANTHEAPLRSGATASLLAQMYAVDLLFYDFATKYYQRTIENLEKSKSAIRKLTQYLEQDAERSRPAQTEN; encoded by the coding sequence ATGCAAAGCAATCTATTATTTTTGATTCAAGAACAAATGAATGGTTTGCCCGAATCTGAGAAAAAAATCGCTGCGACTATTTTAGCAGACCCAGCGGCAGTTATCCAAATGAATGCCACTAGTTTGGCCTTAAAGGCTGGTTCCAGTTCTGCAGCAGTTATTCGCTTTTGCCACTCGATCGGTTTAGCTGGATTTACTCAATTGAAATTAAACTTATCGGCTGATTCTCATAGCATTCAAGAAAAACTTTATAGTGAGATTCAACCGAATGAAGAATTAGAACAAATCAAAAAGAAATTTTTACTGCAGACACACCATGTATTTAAAGAAACCAATCAAAGCTTGTCTTCTAAGCGTGTAGCAGAAGCAACAGCATGGATTAACGAAAGTACGGTGATTTATACTTATGGAGTAGGAGCCTCTCATTTAGTAGCATTGGACTTGCAGCAAAAGTTCAGCAGAATAGGAAAATCCGTTACTTGCTCACAGGATCAGCATTTATTGGCTACTTCCATGTCTGTCGCTACTAAAGATGCAGTTTTCTTTGCCGTTTCCAATAGCGGAGAAAAACAAGAAGTGATCGCTTTAATGAGAATAGCGAAGGATTTGGGAATAAGAACTATTTCACTGACAAAAGAATCGGATAATACATTAAGCCGATTGGCAGATATTTCTTTGGAAACAGCGAATACACATGAAGCGCCTTTAAGAAGCGGAGCAACAGCTTCTTTATTGGCTCAAATGTATGCTGTTGATTTATTGTTTTATGATTTTGCTACAAAATACTATCAAAGAACAATCGAAAACTTAGAAAAATCAAAAAGCGCCATCCGAAAATTAACCCAATATTTAGAACAGGATGCGGAGCGCTCTCGTCCAGCTCAGACAGAAAATTAG
- the murQ gene encoding N-acetylmuramic acid 6-phosphate etherase — translation MNLEKLATETRNQQTMHLDELSVTEMMQVMNQEDQTVAAKVAAEIPQITKVVEAIIKSFNQEGRLIYMGAGTSGRLGVLDAAECVPTFSVDPSMVQGLIAGGMKAMTVAVEGAEDSKELGETDLKAIELTDKDIVVGIAASGRTPYVIGGLEYAKKVGAATATIACNKNAEISQYAALPIEVEVGPEILTGSTRLKSGTAQKLVLNMLSTGSMIGIGKVYQNLMVDVKPSNKKLEERSKRIIMEATDCSYEEASKAFEQAEQQVKLAIVMILTHSSKEDAAKKLTEAKGFIRKTI, via the coding sequence ATGAATTTAGAAAAATTAGCTACAGAAACAAGGAACCAACAAACGATGCACCTAGATGAGTTATCAGTAACAGAAATGATGCAAGTTATGAACCAAGAAGATCAAACGGTTGCAGCTAAAGTAGCAGCTGAAATTCCACAAATTACTAAAGTAGTAGAAGCTATTATAAAATCATTTAATCAAGAAGGACGTTTAATCTATATGGGTGCCGGAACAAGCGGCCGCTTAGGTGTACTGGATGCAGCTGAATGTGTGCCGACTTTCAGTGTAGATCCCAGTATGGTACAAGGGTTGATTGCAGGCGGAATGAAAGCGATGACAGTAGCTGTGGAAGGTGCTGAAGATTCAAAAGAACTTGGCGAAACAGATTTGAAAGCGATTGAATTAACGGATAAAGACATTGTAGTTGGAATTGCAGCCAGTGGTCGTACGCCTTATGTAATTGGTGGCTTAGAGTATGCTAAAAAAGTTGGAGCTGCGACTGCTACAATAGCATGTAATAAAAACGCTGAAATCAGCCAATACGCAGCACTTCCAATTGAGGTGGAAGTAGGTCCAGAAATATTAACAGGATCGACACGGTTGAAATCAGGTACAGCGCAAAAATTAGTTTTAAATATGTTATCTACTGGCTCAATGATCGGTATTGGGAAAGTTTATCAAAACTTAATGGTTGATGTAAAACCATCAAATAAAAAGTTGGAAGAACGGTCAAAACGCATCATTATGGAGGCAACAGATTGTTCTTATGAAGAAGCAAGCAAAGCCTTTGAACAGGCAGAACAGCAAGTGAAATTAGCTATCGTGATGATATTGACTCACTCATCTAAAGAAGATGCAGCCAAAAAATTGACCGAAGCAAAAGGCTTTATCCGTAAAACTATTTAG
- a CDS encoding DUF871 domain-containing protein, translated as MLGTSVFLGEDLNEELRESLVSMKKHGFTGIFSSLHIPEDDSSHYLRRLTTLGKWAKELEMEVMVDISGSALTKIGLSFEKPQEILATGITGLRIDYGISNEVVAELSHVMKVSLNASTITDKDVAELTSAGAHFEHLEAWHNYYPRPETGLGKVDFIKKNKWLQQLGFRVMAFVPGDNELRGPLFEGLPTLEKHRYEHPLAAAIELFTDCLIEDVYIGDPGLKKKTQQQFASYFEKNQLLLFAEPEQQSAYAQSVMGVHQNRWDAARDVIRSAAARFKEIGDIIPESPLSRTKGSITLDNQLYGRYMGETQICLTDLPPDKKVNVVARIISEDRSLLEWCKAGQPFEIQVNKK; from the coding sequence GTGTTAGGTACTTCAGTCTTTCTTGGAGAAGATCTTAACGAAGAACTGCGAGAAAGTCTAGTTTCAATGAAAAAACACGGATTTACAGGGATTTTTTCATCTTTACATATCCCGGAAGATGACAGCTCGCATTACTTGAGACGACTAACGACATTAGGAAAGTGGGCCAAGGAACTAGAAATGGAAGTCATGGTAGATATTTCAGGTTCTGCATTAACAAAAATTGGGTTATCCTTTGAAAAGCCACAGGAAATTTTAGCCACCGGGATAACAGGGCTCAGAATAGACTATGGCATCAGCAATGAAGTTGTTGCGGAATTGTCCCATGTTATGAAAGTTTCTTTGAATGCCAGTACCATTACAGATAAAGATGTAGCTGAATTAACCAGTGCCGGGGCGCATTTTGAACATTTGGAGGCGTGGCACAATTATTATCCTAGACCTGAAACAGGATTAGGTAAAGTAGATTTTATCAAAAAAAATAAATGGTTGCAGCAACTAGGGTTTCGTGTAATGGCTTTTGTTCCTGGAGACAATGAACTAAGAGGTCCGCTCTTTGAAGGCTTGCCCACACTTGAAAAACATCGTTATGAACATCCGTTAGCTGCTGCTATTGAATTATTCACTGATTGCTTAATTGAAGACGTTTACATTGGCGATCCCGGTTTAAAGAAGAAAACCCAACAGCAGTTTGCGTCCTATTTTGAAAAAAATCAATTGCTGTTATTTGCTGAACCAGAACAGCAATCAGCTTATGCTCAGTCAGTAATGGGAGTACATCAAAACCGATGGGATGCGGCGCGAGACGTTATCCGCAGTGCCGCTGCACGGTTCAAAGAAATAGGAGATATTATTCCTGAATCTCCTTTGTCCCGAACAAAAGGCAGTATCACGCTGGATAATCAATTATATGGACGCTACATGGGGGAAACTCAAATTTGCTTAACTGATTTGCCTCCAGATAAAAAAGTAAATGTAGTTGCTCGAATCATTTCAGAAGATCGTTCGTTGTTGGAATGGTGCAAAGCCGGCCAGCCGTTCGAAATTCAAGTAAATAAAAAGTAA
- a CDS encoding aspartate kinase codes for MNVVKFGGSSLASGSQLKKVLQIIKEDPARKVVVVSAPGKRSSEDDKVTDLLISLGTAVLNNDEYLGFLQRVMARYISIAEELNLGEEIIKEIHMDLLALVAGNKQKPDYYLDAFKASGENNNAKLVAAYFNQEGLPARYINPQEAGLLVTDEPGNARVLSESYENLYQLRQIDEVIVFPGFFGYTKTGEVCTFSRGGSDITGAILANGTRAALYENFTDVDAIYAANPNVVENPKRIKELTYREMRELSYAGFTVLHDEALHPAFKQGIPVQIKNTNNPAAPGTSILKERHSADQGVVGIASSNGFCSIYIEKYLMNREVGFGRRVLEILEDQEVSYEHMPSGIDDLTIILRDHQLTEEGEAHLLNRLKSELQADSVVIEHDIALIMIVGEGMRQKIGTMSKAATAFAESKINIDMINQGASEVSVMFGIGAEQEDLAIQSLYQAFFEK; via the coding sequence ATGAACGTGGTGAAGTTTGGCGGAAGCTCTCTTGCTTCAGGAAGCCAGTTGAAAAAAGTACTCCAAATCATTAAAGAGGATCCAGCTCGAAAAGTTGTTGTTGTTTCAGCTCCTGGAAAGCGTTCATCTGAGGATGATAAAGTAACGGACCTCTTAATTTCGTTAGGCACAGCCGTTTTAAATAATGATGAGTATCTAGGATTTCTGCAACGTGTTATGGCCCGTTATATCAGCATAGCTGAAGAGTTAAACTTGGGTGAAGAGATCATTAAAGAGATTCACATGGATCTGCTTGCCTTAGTTGCCGGAAATAAACAAAAGCCAGATTACTATTTAGATGCATTTAAAGCCAGTGGGGAAAACAACAATGCGAAATTAGTTGCAGCTTACTTCAATCAAGAAGGCCTGCCGGCTCGTTACATCAATCCACAAGAAGCTGGATTATTGGTAACAGATGAGCCTGGAAATGCGCGCGTGTTATCAGAATCCTATGAAAACTTATACCAATTGCGTCAAATTGATGAGGTTATCGTTTTTCCAGGATTTTTCGGGTATACCAAGACTGGAGAAGTCTGTACGTTTTCTCGCGGCGGATCCGATATTACGGGGGCTATTTTAGCAAATGGCACCCGAGCTGCGTTATACGAAAACTTTACAGATGTTGATGCAATTTACGCCGCGAATCCTAACGTAGTGGAAAACCCTAAGAGGATTAAGGAACTAACTTACCGTGAAATGCGAGAACTCTCTTATGCCGGTTTTACTGTATTGCATGATGAAGCTTTGCATCCTGCATTCAAACAAGGCATCCCTGTACAGATTAAGAATACAAACAATCCCGCAGCTCCTGGAACGAGTATTTTAAAAGAACGCCATTCAGCTGATCAAGGGGTTGTAGGTATTGCTAGTTCTAACGGCTTTTGCAGTATTTATATTGAAAAATATTTGATGAACCGCGAAGTGGGATTTGGACGGCGTGTTTTAGAAATATTAGAAGATCAAGAAGTCAGCTATGAACATATGCCTTCTGGAATTGATGATCTAACCATTATTTTAAGAGACCATCAGTTAACCGAAGAAGGCGAAGCGCATTTGCTAAATCGCTTAAAAAGCGAGCTGCAGGCGGATAGTGTTGTGATTGAACATGATATAGCTCTGATTATGATCGTTGGCGAAGGGATGCGGCAAAAAATCGGTACCATGTCTAAAGCAGCCACAGCTTTCGCTGAAAGCAAAATCAATATTGATATGATCAACCAAGGTGCTTCAGAAGTCAGTGTAATGTTTGGAATTGGAGCCGAACAAGAAGATCTAGCCATTCAATCTTTATATCAAGCTTTTTTCGAGAAATAA
- a CDS encoding heavy metal translocating P-type ATPase has translation MKTLFKENKPMMATILSGCLIILGIFLSLHTYVRIAPLFYILSFIIGGFYQAKEGLKDTVENKKLNVDILMILAAVGASLIGYWMEGALLIFIFSLSGSLEVYATNKSTKAITGLMNLTPENALLIQKEDAIIEVPTNSLKIGDKLLVPKGASIPIDGVILTGNGLIDESAVSGETLPIEKIAGDEVIGGTINLAEAFTMQVAKDSSDTLFAKILRMVDEAQSTPSKTATMIEKIENKYVAIVLISVPVMIAFFYFILQWSWNESFYRGMVLLTVASPCALVASAVPATLSAISNGAKKGILFKGGAYLENFGLIKAIAFDKTGTLTSGKLVMTDAFFKAGEDEKKIQMVCTALEKMSTHPIAKAIVLAFEDQGHPSFMMEDVNDLTGYGLSGTAFGSQWKIGKKEYVVKSTETATFSTDAEKIQKEGKTVIYVSRNDQLVAYFGLQDIPKKEAKEMIRYFKSQGVYTIMLTGDHMATGEAIGKQLEIDEVKANCLPDEKAQIIKQLKEQYGTIAMVGDGINDAPALANASIGIAMGAGTDIAIDVADVVLMKNELAQLSYSHQLSNRLKKITLQNIVFAISVIILLIFSNLFQVINLPLGVVGHEGSTILVILNGLRLLRSPSASIDPTAKNLDR, from the coding sequence ATGAAAACTTTATTTAAAGAAAACAAACCGATGATGGCAACCATTTTAAGCGGATGTTTAATTATTTTAGGTATCTTTTTATCGTTACATACTTATGTTCGTATTGCACCTCTATTTTATATTTTATCCTTTATTATTGGCGGATTTTATCAAGCTAAAGAAGGCCTGAAAGATACTGTCGAAAATAAAAAACTGAATGTCGATATTTTAATGATTTTAGCTGCTGTCGGAGCTTCTCTTATTGGGTACTGGATGGAAGGAGCTTTATTGATTTTTATTTTTTCGCTTAGCGGTTCGCTTGAAGTATATGCTACCAATAAAAGCACGAAAGCAATCACCGGTTTGATGAATTTGACGCCTGAAAATGCGCTATTGATTCAAAAAGAGGATGCCATAATAGAAGTACCAACCAATTCATTAAAAATTGGCGATAAATTACTCGTTCCAAAAGGAGCCAGCATACCAATTGACGGAGTTATTTTAACAGGGAATGGATTGATCGACGAATCGGCCGTTTCAGGCGAAACTCTTCCAATAGAGAAAATAGCAGGAGATGAAGTGATTGGCGGAACCATCAATTTAGCTGAAGCTTTTACTATGCAAGTTGCCAAAGACAGTTCGGATACTCTTTTTGCTAAAATCCTCAGAATGGTCGACGAAGCGCAAAGTACTCCTTCAAAAACAGCCACTATGATTGAAAAAATCGAAAATAAATATGTTGCTATCGTTCTTATTTCTGTCCCGGTTATGATTGCCTTCTTTTATTTTATTCTGCAGTGGAGTTGGAATGAATCCTTTTATAGAGGAATGGTTTTATTAACTGTTGCTTCACCTTGCGCTTTAGTTGCTTCTGCTGTTCCAGCAACACTTTCTGCTATTTCTAATGGAGCAAAAAAAGGGATCTTATTCAAAGGCGGTGCATATCTTGAAAATTTTGGTCTTATTAAAGCGATTGCCTTTGATAAAACTGGAACATTGACTTCAGGAAAACTTGTTATGACAGATGCTTTTTTTAAAGCTGGAGAAGATGAAAAAAAGATTCAGATGGTTTGTACAGCTTTAGAAAAAATGTCTACTCACCCGATAGCTAAAGCAATCGTACTAGCTTTTGAAGATCAAGGCCATCCATCATTTATGATGGAAGATGTGAATGATTTAACTGGATATGGGTTATCAGGAACAGCCTTTGGAAGCCAATGGAAAATTGGAAAAAAAGAATATGTAGTGAAATCTACTGAAACTGCAACTTTTAGCACGGATGCTGAAAAAATCCAAAAAGAAGGAAAAACAGTTATTTACGTTAGCCGAAACGATCAACTCGTTGCTTATTTTGGACTGCAAGATATTCCAAAAAAAGAGGCTAAAGAAATGATCCGCTATTTCAAATCTCAAGGCGTTTATACTATTATGTTGACTGGTGATCATATGGCAACTGGAGAAGCAATCGGAAAACAGTTAGAGATCGACGAAGTGAAAGCCAATTGTTTACCAGACGAAAAGGCTCAAATTATCAAGCAGTTAAAAGAGCAATACGGAACGATTGCAATGGTTGGAGATGGGATCAATGACGCTCCTGCGCTTGCGAATGCTTCAATCGGTATTGCGATGGGGGCAGGTACAGATATTGCAATCGATGTGGCAGATGTTGTTTTGATGAAAAATGAACTTGCGCAATTGTCTTATAGTCACCAATTGTCTAACCGCTTAAAAAAAATTACGTTGCAAAATATTGTTTTTGCTATTAGTGTCATCATCCTTTTGATTTTCAGCAACCTTTTCCAAGTTATCAATTTACCTTTAGGTGTTGTCGGACATGAAGGAAGTACCATTTTAGTTATTCTCAATGGCTTAAGGCTGCTTCGAAGCCCGTCAGCTTCAATTGATCCAACTGCAAAAAATCTTGATAGGTAA
- a CDS encoding undecaprenyl-diphosphate phosphatase yields the protein MVFIELLKAVFLGIVEGITEWLPISSTGHMILVEEFIQLDASPAFKEMFFVVIQLGAILAVVLLYFHRLNPFSPKKSAAEKQETMSIWYKVIVGVLPAAVLGLLFDDWLNDHLYNYVTVAVTLIIYGILFIVIENRNKGRNGYIQTFQDLTYKTAFLIGMFQVLSLIPGTSRSGATILGAILLGSSRYIAAEYSFFLSIPVMFGASALKLVKFGFHFTGMETAILLTGMLVAFVVSVLAIKFLMGYIKNNDFKAFGWYRIILGVLVLGYFALFG from the coding sequence ATGGTTTTTATCGAATTATTAAAAGCGGTTTTTTTAGGAATCGTTGAAGGTATCACAGAATGGCTTCCAATCAGCAGTACGGGCCATATGATTTTAGTAGAGGAATTTATTCAATTGGATGCTTCACCAGCGTTTAAAGAAATGTTTTTTGTTGTCATTCAATTAGGAGCAATTCTTGCAGTAGTCCTCCTCTATTTCCATAGACTAAATCCTTTTTCACCTAAAAAGTCAGCTGCCGAAAAACAAGAAACAATGTCTATTTGGTATAAAGTTATTGTAGGTGTTTTGCCTGCAGCTGTTTTAGGATTATTATTTGACGATTGGTTAAATGACCACTTATATAATTATGTAACGGTTGCAGTTACGTTGATTATTTATGGTATTTTATTTATTGTCATTGAGAACCGTAATAAAGGGCGTAATGGATACATACAGACGTTCCAGGATTTGACTTATAAAACAGCCTTTTTAATTGGGATGTTCCAAGTGTTATCGTTGATTCCAGGTACATCTCGTTCTGGTGCAACTATTCTAGGTGCTATTTTATTAGGCTCTTCTCGCTACATTGCAGCTGAATATTCTTTCTTTTTATCTATTCCTGTCATGTTCGGAGCCAGCGCCTTAAAATTAGTGAAATTCGGATTTCATTTCACCGGCATGGAAACGGCTATATTACTGACCGGTATGTTAGTGGCTTTTGTTGTTTCTGTTCTAGCTATCAAGTTCTTGATGGGTTACATCAAAAACAACGACTTTAAGGCTTTCGGTTGGTACCGAATTATCTTAGGAGTTCTCGTATTAGGATATTTTGCATTATTTGGTTAA
- a CDS encoding PTS transporter subunit EIIC: MAETKEQRLAREIYAQVGGMGNVNKVIHCMTRVRMDIKDPAAVDIVGLKKIDGVLGVVEEETLQVVLGPGIVNKVAKEMVKMAGVGLGETIPVPAAAATGGSTSGREEAERRAAITKADQKKKNNTPFKRALKSIANIFVPLIPAFVGAGIIGGIASVLQNMLTAGTLSGESWVTIVLVLNIIKNGLFGFLNIYVGINAAKVFGATEGLGGVVAGIVYLSGMTPEMPLPNIFTGGDLAAGQGGIIGVVFAVFLLSIVEKALRKVVPDAIDVIVTPTISLLLIGLVTIFLIMPIAGVISSSLVGAITWVLNVGGAFAGFILGLFFLPMVMFGLHQVLTPIHIEMIASQGMTLLLPILAMAGGGQVGASLALWVKCRKNKQLTNMIKGSLPVGILGIGEPLIYAVTLPLGRPFITACIGGGIGGAVIGGIGGIGATAIGPSGVALIPLIFGHMWWGYVLGLLAAYAGGFIVTYFFGVPKEAMEPTELPSTEE, translated from the coding sequence ATGGCTGAAACAAAAGAACAGCGCTTAGCGAGAGAAATCTATGCACAAGTAGGCGGTATGGGAAATGTCAATAAAGTTATTCATTGTATGACACGGGTACGAATGGACATCAAAGATCCTGCAGCAGTTGATATAGTAGGATTAAAGAAAATTGATGGAGTATTGGGCGTAGTTGAAGAAGAAACCCTTCAAGTTGTTTTAGGCCCTGGTATTGTAAACAAAGTAGCAAAAGAAATGGTGAAAATGGCTGGAGTAGGGCTTGGAGAAACCATACCTGTCCCAGCCGCCGCAGCGACAGGCGGATCAACGAGCGGTCGTGAAGAAGCTGAGAGAAGAGCGGCCATAACAAAAGCCGATCAAAAGAAAAAAAATAATACTCCCTTTAAGCGTGCTTTAAAATCGATCGCCAATATCTTTGTTCCTTTGATTCCTGCGTTTGTAGGAGCCGGTATTATTGGCGGGATCGCATCAGTTTTACAAAATATGCTTACAGCCGGAACATTAAGCGGAGAATCTTGGGTCACAATTGTTCTGGTATTAAATATTATTAAAAATGGATTGTTTGGCTTTTTAAATATTTATGTTGGGATCAACGCAGCTAAGGTCTTTGGAGCTACTGAAGGGTTAGGTGGTGTTGTAGCCGGTATTGTTTACCTAAGTGGTATGACTCCTGAAATGCCCTTGCCAAATATCTTTACCGGTGGGGACTTAGCAGCTGGGCAAGGCGGAATCATCGGTGTAGTTTTTGCTGTCTTCCTATTGTCTATTGTTGAAAAAGCTTTACGTAAAGTAGTACCTGACGCTATTGACGTTATTGTAACACCGACTATTTCATTGTTGCTTATCGGACTAGTGACGATTTTCTTGATTATGCCGATTGCAGGCGTGATCTCTTCAAGTTTAGTAGGAGCTATCACTTGGGTCTTAAATGTTGGCGGAGCATTTGCCGGTTTTATTCTTGGACTGTTCTTCTTGCCAATGGTGATGTTTGGATTGCATCAAGTCTTGACTCCAATCCATATTGAAATGATTGCGTCACAAGGCATGACTTTGCTGTTACCTATTTTAGCTATGGCAGGCGGCGGACAAGTTGGTGCATCTTTAGCGCTTTGGGTAAAATGCCGTAAAAATAAACAATTAACCAATATGATCAAAGGTTCATTGCCAGTTGGGATCTTAGGAATCGGCGAACCCTTGATTTACGCGGTTACTTTGCCATTAGGTCGTCCCTTTATCACAGCTTGTATTGGTGGTGGTATCGGTGGAGCAGTCATTGGAGGCATTGGCGGTATTGGTGCTACTGCAATCGGGCCTTCAGGTGTTGCCTTGATTCCATTGATCTTCGGTCATATGTGGTGGGGGTATGTGTTAGGGTTATTAGCTGCTTATGCCGGTGGGTTTATTGTCACTTACTTCTTTGGCGTACCAAAAGAAGCTATGGAACCGACTGAATTGCCTTCAACTGAAGAATAA